In Salmo trutta chromosome 28, fSalTru1.1, whole genome shotgun sequence, one DNA window encodes the following:
- the LOC115166201 gene encoding NADH dehydrogenase [ubiquinone] 1 alpha subcomplex subunit 4-like 2, with amino-acid sequence MIRLALEHAKKHPGLIPQFLVVLLGIGGASTYLFRLANGPHVNWNKKNNPEPWNQLEPTYQYKFLAIDTDYKNLKKEGPHF; translated from the exons ATGATTAGACTAGCGTTGGAACACGCAAAGAAGCATCCAGGG CTCATCCCCCAGTTCCTCGTCGTCTTGTTGGGAATAGGAGGAGCCTCCACGTATTTGTTCCGTCTTGCAAATGGGCCCCATGTTAA CTGGAACAAGAAGAACAACCCTGAGCCCTGGAATCAACTTGAACCTACCTACCAGTACAAG TTTTTGGCCATAGACACAGACTACAAGAACCTGAAGAAGGAGGGACCTCACTTCTGA